The Ptychodera flava strain L36383 chromosome 7, AS_Pfla_20210202, whole genome shotgun sequence DNA window TTGAAGACTTTTGAGTCTGATGTTATTGAAACCTCACTTAAACGATGCTTAAACGCATTGGATTTAACTCTCATTGGTATTGGAGGAATGGTTGGTGCAGGTCTATACGTCCTCACCGGAACAGTTGCAAAAGAGATGGCGGGTCCCGCTGTTTTCATATCGTTTATTATCGCAGGATTTGCTTCACTCCTTGCCGCTTTTTGTTACGCTGAGTTTGGTGCAAGAGTTCCCAAAGCGGGTTCTGCCTACGTATATACCTACGTCACCATAGGGGAAATGTGGGCGTTTTTGATTGGGTGGAGCATTATATTGGAGCACTTAATTGCATCGGCATCTGTTGCGCGTGCATGGAGTGGTTACTTAGATGGATTGCTGAATAACAGAATTCGAAACTTTACGTACACGCACGTAACTGGAGGTCCGTTCCATATACAATTTCTCGCACCGTACCCCGACTTCCTTGCTGCAGGCTTGGTTCTAGTTCTAAGTGTATGTGTTGCACTTGGGGCAAAGTTTTCTGCCAAGTTAAACACGGTGCTAACATTTATCAACCTGTCTGTTGTGGTCTTCGTACTGTGCTTGGGATTTTATCTTGCAGATATCCGTAACTGGGAATCGGATGGTGGTTTCGCCCCGTTTGGTTTTTCTGGTATAATATCGGGCGCTGCCGCTTGTTTTTACGCATACGTGGGCTTTGATGTTATTGCTACATCAGGGGAAGAGGTCAAGAACCCAGCTCGTAGTATTCCCATAGCCCTTATAGTGTCTCTGACCGTAGTGAGTTTAGCGTATGTAGGTGCATCTATGACCCTTACCTTAATGGTACCTTACTACGCTATAAAGCCAGAGTCTGCATTTCCGGATGCTTTTCTGAAGCATCAGATGCATTGGGCTCAGTATATCGTAGGTGTAGGTGCTCTCGGCAGTATGACAGCGTCCCTCTTGACAAAGCTGTTCGCCCTTCCTCGTAGCATTTATGCCATGGCAAACGATGGGTTACTGTTCTCATTTTTAGCCAAAGTAAATTCCATAACACAGGTTCCCGTCTTCGCTACAATCATCTCCGGTATCCTTGCTGGTGTATTAGCTGTCATCTTCGATTTGCAAGCACTTGTTGAGTTTCTGTCAATTGGTACTCTTGTTGCGTACACCATCGTGGCAGCAAGCGTTATCGTTCAGCGGTACCAACCACATGTTATGAGAGTTTGCATTTCTAGAGATGGAGATTGTGACCAGGACCATCTTTCTGGCCATTTCCAAAACGAAGAGAACGCGAAAGAAGATCAAAATTGTGGCAATACTGTAACCGAAGACAAAGATTTAGGAAAGTTAAAGAAGAGATTTGAAAACTTGCGGTTTCTAGCCTCATTCACTCCCGGAACAGTGGCAGCATTTGCTACGCTAATGATGGGGATATTCATGCTTGCCTTTGCGGCACTTATAACTCATGAAAGCCATGCTGTAATTTCAGGAGAATCTTGGGTCATCATCCTTGTCGTACTCTTTGCCTTAATGGTAGTCGCGTGGTTCACTCTGATCTGTATGCATAATCAAAATACTACAGCAAGTACATTCAAGGTCAGTATAATATACTTATAATTTTTGACCCTTCTTGAATTTGATTAGATACAAGGTTTAACATTTAATATTTTAGTACAGCCATGCTTCAAGACTTATGATATAACTGTATGGATGTATTGTATAAATGTTAATACACGGTTTACTAATTGGGGCAAGGAATTTTTTATTCCCTTTGATTTTTTCAGTTTCGgggtttttgtattttaagatGATCTTAAAGAACTCTTAGGATTTTAAAGATTCGTTTTGTTCAAATATATTCCGAAACATGTTTGCGATCTTTCCCTGTAAGTTCTTCATGTCAGTCTTCTGTAGTTTGCTGTTCTATCTGAGAATACCCGCTGAAAACTCTGCATATTCAGTTATGTATATTCGGGTATTAAATGAAGCAACTAAACAAGAATGTATTATTACGATTTTGAAGTATATGCTCGATGGGCACGAATGGCGTCTCAGTTCGATTTCGAGCCCACTCAGCAAAGAAGATAAAAAGTCCCCTTTGTATGACAAAAATGCTACGCAGACTAACAGTCAAGCATCCGACTTACCGAAGGATGTACATCAAGGAAACAAACTGAAAGATGTAATTTAGCTATTTTGTTGTTCGTTGTAGGTTCCTTTTGTGCCTTTCCTTCCTGCCTTGAGTATGTTCTGCAATTCGGTGCTAATGATGAAACTGTCATACCTTACATGGATACGATTTACGATCTGGATTACCATCGGTAAGTCTTTCTTAAAGTAATTCATTGTTACCATGAAGAATACAAGTCAGAGGTCaatgtgtaaattttgaaattggaggCCTAGGAACaattaaaatgtatgaaattcaaaaagccTTCTAGACTCCATAGTAACTATAAAGGGGAAATCACATTTTTTAGGAACTTCATTATCTTTTCAGCTTTAAACAGTACTCTAGAAACAAAATGTAATTGAAGATTTGAGATTTCAAAAAATGGACCCGAAAAGCATCCCCTCAATATCTTACTCGGACATCGAGCCAAATACTCCGCAATCATCAcctaaaacattttcattgctaGTGTATACAATACTGAGTCATTCGCTTCCATCTTATTAGACACATTTGCATAAAGATTACTATGTATACGGAACATGGTACCATCACTAAGCAGTGTTTCATGATGACAGTAAtgctattgtcattttctatttgttcCTTGGACTTAGTAAATTATCTATTTATCGGAATGATACTGTTTATTAGACCTGTTTGGAAGCGTAATTCCTATGTTCATCTCTCAGAAATGTTTTGCTTTAATAAGCCGAAATCAATTTCAACACAATAGTCGACTACGCGCATGTGCCGGAGTATATGTTTGCGGATTTATGTGAATATCTTGGACCAGGAGCTCCTATTTttagacaaaatatatatatggctGTCGTCAGTATACTTTCAggggatatttttttttttatatctttatttatttcggacttgagcgtccatataatagtcaaataaggcaatagtatgaaaattcagttacaaaattaaattatggttgaaaagatagaaaaattgattatatctacatacataatctaatgggtttctttttaaacagacatttaaacatagagtaacttattccagtgttttaccatctctgagttgaaatacaatgatctacatacatttcgtacaattgcattgctacttttcaaaagtctttgtcTCAGGCTGTTAATCTGATTTCTCAGAAGAGCATCAAAGTTGCTTATTCTGTTAGATACAAACATTAGACTCGCGCTGCTCCGTTTCTCATAACCCAATAACAGTCGTgcagcattattgtaagcaactttcaatttctCAAGACATTTGCATAATAGCTATTCCATATTGGTCCCCCATACAACTGATAACAATACGCTTTAAATAGAATGCATTTAACATGAAAAGTACACATGTGGAAttttctcattagcatattcGCTACTACGTAAAAATATCTCGTCTGCCgctcaatgtcatcatcatctctgAAATGGTCAGTTAACACGAACCCTAGATGTTTTTTCTTAACAACAAAGGTTAATTTAACCCCGTTCAGATACACACATGGAATGCGCCGAATCTTACTGTGATTCGCAAACACGCACATACAGTTAGTctttttactgttgaaaatgatgtCGTGAATATCACTATAATGAGTACAGAGATCTATTAACTTTTGTGTACCTTTGACAGAAGGACTAATCAAGCAGATATCATCCGCGTACATTAAGTGATTAACAAAAATGCCACCAATATTACAGCCAGTATTCAAGTTTGATAAGAGAAcactcaaattatcaatatagatattaaagAGCTTGGTGATAAAATACCACCTTGCTTTACACCGTTTGTGACAGTAAACCCTCAGATAAAACATGTACCCCaacgaataataataatttgagtTCGATACCATTTGACAAGAAATCTGACAAGGTAAATGGGAATTTTACGTtgaattaatttcttgaaaagcgTCCAATGGTTCACTCTGTCAAAAGCCTTAGAGgcgtccataaatgtaataaatacattACTACCATGTTGTCTATATAATTGATAATTCCTTCAAAATAAAGACGCACATATCAGTGGAATGTCCTGacttaaaaccaaattggttaTCAGTCGTTCCAAGAGATAAGAATCAATGTGACGCAATAAAACAAGTTCAATTATTTTAGAAGCAATAGTGGAAAGTGCAACAGGACGATAATTGTTTTTATCTGTAATATCACTATTTTGTCTTTGATAATTGGAACAAGGATAGTGTTAGAAAGTCGTCTAGGGCAAACTACATGGACAAGCATAGCTGTTAAGCACATACTTAGCAAAACAGAAACTTTCTGACTGGCAAATATAAATTGCTCAGCGGCAAGATAATCTGAACCAGACGTTTTTCCAGTCTGTAGCTTACTAATTGCATCACTTATTTTGAAAACTGATATCGAAAAATTCTTACTTAACGCTCTATAAAATAGATGTAAttttggaaaatatattttttcatgaatatgtTTCTGACGAATTAGTGTCGCGGTATCCAGTGCCTATAGCAGGACGAAGACTGACGGGAAATATATTCGACCGTTACAATGTTTTATTTCGGTTATTCAATCTCGTTAAATAACGATGTGATACGTCTGTTGCGTCAGAACCAGATAGGATAAGGGATTCTGCAACTGTTCATTAACTActctttgaacccggctcggacataaatgtccgatgacgtcatagagtaccagggggtcagggttcaaagggttaaccatATCTCCCTCAAGCCCAAATTTGTTATACCTCACTATGTTGCAATGTTCGAAAGTATACAAACTTTGAGCTCAAATAGTTTCAGACTGCTTAATTAGTAGATCGCACGTAATGCTTCACTGTAATTATCTTAAAAAGAGGGAAATAGGGAATTTTATATAATAATATCAAAGATCATAAAACTTTAAATCTAACACTGCCAGTTTTATTTCGATTTTTATGGAATGGCTTCAGGTGTGATCCTATATTTCACTTATGGTATACGCAAAAGCAAGGAGGAGTATCGATGGGCCGCAGAGCATAATCCGGAAGTACAACATATTATCATTTCCCGAGATGTACGGTACACTATGGCAGCTACCGTGGAGCTCAAAAACCTGCCTGATCTAAACAATCGCCATGGTGACAGTGTGCACTCTGAGTCAAACGATGCAAGGGCGATGCTGTTATCAAAATGAAGACAGTGACGTCATGGAGACGGAAAGCCTGCAAACGTGCAGTTATCTGAACGACCGGCCTAACACTCTGCATTATAATAGTCCACATGGAACTAGAGTGAAAgacttttgaaattcatattgaaaactATAGAAAATAGTCGATCGTTTAACAAAGTAGCTAcccctttcaggcctgactttctggtaacttaccagagctaCCCCCTTATataggggtttaggcctgaaagggttaagctaTTATAATAGCGGTAGGAGACAAAAGACCACGGATTCATAGTTTACATAACAACAAAGCATAACAACTCCCTGTATGGTGGACTAAAATTGCCACCTTGAATATCATACAAAGTGAGAGAGCATACGCATCCGGCACTAACTTATACACGCCCATTCTTTCCTATGAACGCCTTTTCGATAATGTTGGCTAGTTTATCATGATTTAACAACAATATTTCTATTTATCTTACGTGTGAGAATAATGAATAGTATTTGAGTTGATGTTTGTTTCCCTGGCATCATGATATGAATTACATTGCCACTAGAAGTGAACCTGTTTTATGATAGTTTGATCACAGAAGACGCAAAatctattttcattttgtttcctttCTCTATATTCCGGTTTCTGTCTGTAAAAGTAATATGCAATCATAAATGGAGCAACACAGACCGTTTtcgattttcgattttcgattgGCAACGCAGTGAGTCATTGGATTCTCCATAAGAACCACTTATgaaaagtatttatgaaaaCACTTTGGTACCTGTCTGACATATGCATACAACATCATGATCTACCCATTTCATCGAGTAAATTCAGTTTATGTAAGATAAAAAACCTGCACTTTGATTTAATTAACAAAAATTATTACATGTATCGGAAGGCAAATTAGACattgaaaatcaaacacaaaagaaaaattcacaagaatGCATGATTTTATCACGTTGACacgataatgaaaatatttgatcatGCCACTGTAAATTTCTAATTAATCTGAAATTGATTCAAAACTCTATCATCAGGTACAGTCtgaatatatgtttatgtaccCAAGGAAAGAAGGGTACAGCAAATTTTGAATAGAATCGCACTTTTAAAAAATTAGTATACAcgattgtcaaaaaattgaaaaccagcGATATATCACGTCTTAAGGTAAATTGGCAGTGGTGATACTTTCAAGTCATTATGCTCTGAGAGATATTTTTAAATGCACTGAGAACTTGAGTATTTTATTGGATAATTAAGGAGAAATAACtgtcaagaaaataaaataacaattcCAGTATATTTTGTGCATCCTATTTGGTAGAATCATAGGTTACAAAAACTGGTTGTGCTGTTGTAATTGTGAGCCGCCCACAGCTACAGACTGTATTTTTCCTTTATACtttgatttgaatgacataatCTTCAcgattttctgtttttttgatCATGAGTATTATGATATCGTCCATGTGATGCGATCCGTTTTGCAACATAGATTTACAGCATGATGGCCAGTCATGTTATTAAACAATTATCTATCACAGATATTGCTTGAAAATCAATTACTTTGCGAATATCGTGCGTCCATGTTTCGCAAGGAACATAGTAGGGTATATTTTTTTACCTGTTAATTGTTTACGTCATCTTTGATCATTATACAAACATCCATCATGTGCCTTTGTTTAACATTTTTCAACAATTGTTCCAGAAAGAGTCAGAAAGAAAAGTGTCATATGTTATAGCACGCTTATGAACATAtgaacttacatttgcagatcaaaccaACAtaacttcatcatccaattatcccaaattacttACAATCGCGCTTGTGTATTAACACATTCTAACCGATGCGGTTTTGCATTGTGCACAGTATTTACTAGTAAGTGGACGACTTTTCTTAAGTAGTTACATTCCAGTGGCATAAATAGTATTTATACACTAAATAATATCTACAAGGCGTGGATTCAATTATACAGTATatttaattcaaaaataaaattattcacTGAATCATAACATCAATACAATTATTAAAATAATCATGGAAAGTACAatttatatgtcagaaataataTTCGTATCCGACATGCTACAAAACCAtcaagtgaaattttcacgttCAATCATTAAGCTGTATATGTAAACAGAGATGTAAAACACAATTCctaatgaaataaattatggACACATGCTCGTTATACAAAAGTAGGTTAGCCATTGATAGATTCTGATTTGTGTGCAAATTGACTGATAATCAATATGTAATGTTTTACTTTATAATACAACCAATTGCATCCATTTTAGTGTACcaaaaaactgataaaaagaCTGATAAAAACAAGTGGAAAGACTTATCACATTTCTCTGCCAGGTGCAATTATTAGCAAGACGGTTATAGAGGGATCAGATCCAtctgcaaaaattgaaatattatctAGTAAGAGATCAAACGCCAATGCCGGTGTGTGTGGATcaggtggtgttgttttgactaagTCTGACCTCCTGCTGGACAATGTTCCAACTTTTGCAGACGGCGTTGGTTCCTGCACAGACAAATGGTAAGAAagactggcaacgggtattgttcaaggtgtgaaaCGGTTATGTAGCCCTCCAAGTACGCCTCGCCTCAGGGAGCTCTCGACTCTCTTTTCCGGAGTGTGCCGACCGTGCACCattcggtagtttccggattttcgccaaattttaagtGAAAGTATGTTTGGCAAAGTTcggttgttgttgtcgtgtggtgctgagcggaattggcgagCTGGCGAAAacaggaaagttttgagcttcagggAGGTGAGTTTTACTATTTAAAGATTCctgtcacatttttatgaatatataatgagtgtgtttgaaccaaatttgaaagtcttttttcgatactctcagattttactcaatggtttacggtcagtcatatcgtcttttaCAAGTTGGTCACGCGAGgaagtgtttatgaaactgctggcgtgttattcTTTGATtagcgtgaagcagtgtttctgccctgagagaacacaaagtaagtatggttgctacgtgacaggcagcacgatgccatctcgtcctacttttcgcataatctcgtgcaattatcaaccacgaacgAAGTCTCCAAAAAggctaacacctgtgaagctcatttaaatatgaaaagggCATAGTTAATCGAGACGACCATAAAACAAACGGcgtgccgcgttgctagtccgtctttctatttgtcttttGTTCCTGTATTACCGTCTTGCTGATAATTGCACCTGTCAGTGTAATTTGATGTAGCCTTTCctcataaaatgtaattaaaaaacTCATTGACCACAGCGATATTATTGTTCTCATCAGTTTTTCTATACACTGAAATGCAATTGGTTGTAATATCAGTGTCTAGCATTCCGTCAATACGGGGTCCACGAGCGGTAAATGACTGCTGAATGTCGTAATCCGTATGGAAGATAGAAGATGGAAAAGCCTCGGAGGAATAAGTTACCTCCGTAACAATGGTTGAAATTTAGTACTTGGAAAGGCTTGTTACTATTGATGTGGTATTTTCTCGAGCACTTCATTCAATGTGGAAACTTCCTGCTTTGATTTCCAAGATCAATTTTAAGAACGAAATACATAGTTCTCAGCTTAACGATAAGGCCTGATAAATGTGTGAGTTGATGAGCAAATATAATCGGATGAAATCATACTTGTCGTTGGAAGCAAAGATTACAAAATGTGTGGTTCATATGACGTCGAAGTGTCAATGTGGAGTGCTTAAAGTCAAGCTTCAGGTTTGATAACGGTAATTAGTACTAAGCCATAATGTGTACGGATGAATTTCTTGTTTGGCGGCAAGCAGACCTTAGTTCATTATAGAACTGGACAACTGGTGAAACCGCTAGTACTGTGCTGACATGAAACCTGTTGATATGGCGACTCTCactgtaaataaacaaaacagtCGCTTCTCTCCGCTCCGTATAGTAAGTTGGTCTGTCGCCGTCGAAATCGGGAATGTTTTGAAGCAGCGCGAAGTTAATGGTATATTGACTAATACATACATTTTCCAGTGAGGCTTTTTGAATATAGTCTTTTATTGCGGTCAGTGAGATATCCAGCAATTGTCAAGTGTGATGTTTGTGTAATGGTGCCACGGTATGAATAAGCCACTTTAAGTAAACCTTTCCTATATTTACGCTAGTCAAGTTGCATAAGTAGACTCCAAAAGTTGAGGGTTTTCCAATAATTTGTATATTATTGACATAGGTGTGTTGTAAatttagttttcaaaatttacacaatAAGGTCAGCCGCGCAATCGTGTCAAGATGAACGATTTCTGTCAATATAGTGAAAGTATGGATATGCGTCATATAAGGGCCCCCACACACTCCGTAATTAGTATATATTCTTTTATGCCTTGCTCAACTTACAAGTGTATACCTTTCGAATAAATGATTAATAAGCTGATCCAATGGAGGTGGTGTTATTTTATACGTGCCTGCCTTCAATTTGAATCGTGATGTTATCAATCATAGGCAAGAGAAGTTATTTAGCAAACCTAGTCGATAGGTTTATCTAAATCAGCAGCAGTCAGCAACGCCTCGAGCAAATAAAGAGACAAACATTCTAATATGCATGAAAACTTTTCTAAAGAATATTAAAGAGGCAagttgcttttctttttttcttttctactTTCCGTTTGGATATTGTCCTGAAAGTCATTGCCACAACTTTTCCTGATTAAGAGAGCAGAATCCAAAAGGCCTCAAATCTGCGACTGAAGACTTACTCCCTCgatgaaattttgcacatataaaataattacaCCTTTACGACTAGTCAAAATTATAGATAATTGATATCATATTCCTTTTTTAAAGGGAGGGATGGTACGGGTATCAAGACCACGTTTTATAGTGAACTTTGGAACAGTCAACACGCTGCCGTACAAAAACCTATACAAGCACAAGCCCCTAGACCGTAAGCTGAAGTAGGTGCCTTGGGAAATCGAGGCAATtattttgaaagcttattatttaCGAAGTAAAATTTACCTTAGTTTCTTCCTTTACCGGACCATGATCATGGAGTTATTATTAGAGTCCAAATTGAAATGTATtaggtttatttatttatttatttatttatttatttatttatttatttatttatttatttatttatttattcgaaAATCCTACGGGATCAAGTCCCATGTACAGGTTCCTCAAAAGCTCAAAAAGCACTGAACAAGCCAGCACCAAAGGTTCCTAGTCTTGAAATCCCCATGGGACATTGTCAGTTGATGTGGGCTTAATTTTTTAAAGAGTCGAGTACAATACCCTTTATACGGCGCTGAACAATGGGTGATGTTTGTAAGTGATGAGGTTAATTTTCAGGACGACATGACAAAAACATCTTTTTAGAGGACGGTAATGATACAAGTGATTACTCAACCATCATCGTGGACTTACGCAATAATTTCTTGCACTCAATAGGCCTGAAAATTAATCGACACAAGCAGGATATCACAGATGTATTTAGTCGgggattattttttgtaaaacaacaAGCCCTAGACTCGATTCTACCACCAATGCCATTGAAATGAATTCTGCAGTACTTTAATGataacaatatttcaacattcatgTTATTCGACATCTTTGAAAAAGGCCTTTTACTGAATCGTCCTATTTTTTCTCAATGATAGTATAAAATAATTACTATCCTATTCCCTTGTCACCAATCGAGTATATGCACCAATGCAGAACCCCTTTGTTATTACCTGATAATTAGATAACTGACTGTTTGTTGAGTCAAAATGCGCAGTCACTGGATCGGGTGCACCGAGGTGTCATGCCGACTGCAACTGCAATGGCTAAACGGCGGGGATTGTGTACGCGCCATGCAGTATGCTTGTTGTGGTTTCTCGTTTTGTCCCGTGTACACGCCGACCGATCTACAGGTAGGCACAAGACGAATCAATGAAAACAGTAAATGTTGCGTCCCTTCCTTTACGCTTCTTTCCACAGTTCATGATCTTCACAAGGTACGCAAAGTCGTATGACGGGAGTTTCAATTTTCTAATGGTGAATTTTGTATAACCACTGAAGTCTCTCATACAATGTGATTTCTGTTTCAAGTCTCTACAATGTTATTTGCTCTGACCACATTCCTGTTTCAGTAGATGTTCGTTTCAACTTTTTCTGCCAATAGAAGACTTAATTGAAATTGTTGTCCCTCTCAGCAACGTAGTTTTCGTGGTAATTGGAAAAGGCTGTCACGGCAGAATATTTCAGCCTATACTCAGTGTACCAAAGCCAAGATTGATAAGATTAAGTTCTCTGCAGGTTTAATGTGTATGGATGTGAACTGTACTGATCATTCACATCTGTAGTCTTTTGATACATGTTATAATAGTATTGTAGATGCGTTGTGTTGTGCTGCAAAGGAAACCATTGAGTGTAAAAGTCATCAGAAAATTCATGGTTACGCTGATGACATGACTTTATTCAGTCCAAATGTGCAGGGCTTACGCCATCTTCTCAGGATATGTGAAGTGTATGGCAAGGAATATGATATAATTTACAAATACTAATAAGACCGTGTGCATGCTATTCAAACGGAGGAAATCGGACATTCCAAGAATACCCTCATTAAAACTTAACGACAGcaacttgaattttgtttctctGCACACCTATTTGGGTCATGTAATATGTGTGATAGGTGTGATAATGCGGATATCGCAAGACAGAGACGTGCATTTTGTGTAAGAGCTAACATGTTACTCAGAAAATTTAAAGCATGTAGTCCAAATGTaaagaaaatataatttatgGCATATTGCAGCAATATTTACCGTAGCAATCTTTGGGTGAACTTTAAAGTTAAACTGACGGACAACTTTAAAACTATGTATAACAACGTCTGGAGAAGACTTCTCGGTTTCCTCCATTTTATAGTCCATTCGAAATGTTCGCCACAAAGCATATCATGTCTTTAGGTGAAGTTATTACGCGTAATACGTACAGTTTTAAGCATAGGCTTGTGAAGTCATCAAATGTATTACTAGTGCGATCTGTTCATCAGATAGAGTGAAAAACGGTACA harbors:
- the LOC139136945 gene encoding cationic amino acid transporter 4-like; amino-acid sequence: MAFCLDFLRKISRLKTFESDVIETSLKRCLNALDLTLIGIGGMVGAGLYVLTGTVAKEMAGPAVFISFIIAGFASLLAAFCYAEFGARVPKAGSAYVYTYVTIGEMWAFLIGWSIILEHLIASASVARAWSGYLDGLLNNRIRNFTYTHVTGGPFHIQFLAPYPDFLAAGLVLVLSVCVALGAKFSAKLNTVLTFINLSVVVFVLCLGFYLADIRNWESDGGFAPFGFSGIISGAAACFYAYVGFDVIATSGEEVKNPARSIPIALIVSLTVVSLAYVGASMTLTLMVPYYAIKPESAFPDAFLKHQMHWAQYIVGVGALGSMTASLLTKLFALPRSIYAMANDGLLFSFLAKVNSITQVPVFATIISGILAGVLAVIFDLQALVEFLSIGTLVAYTIVAASVIVQRYQPHVMRVCISRDGDCDQDHLSGHFQNEENAKEDQNCGNTVTEDKDLGKLKKRFENLRFLASFTPGTVAAFATLMMGIFMLAFAALITHESHAVISGESWVIILVVLFALMVVAWFTLICMHNQNTTASTFKVPFVPFLPALSMFCNSVLMMKLSYLTWIRFTIWITIGVILYFTYGIRKSKEEYRWAAEHNPEVQHIIISRDVRYTMAATVELKNLPDLNNRHGDSVHSESNDARAMLLSK